A section of the Campylobacter lanienae NCTC 13004 genome encodes:
- a CDS encoding sulfate/molybdate ABC transporter ATP-binding protein, whose amino-acid sequence MIHFHCQKSFDGFKLDLEFKINNGEFVALYGKSGSGKSTILRLLAGFDKPDSGVISSDGVIYYNKDIFLPPQKRNIGYLFQDYALFPNMSVIQNLLFAKNDIKFATELLELAELLEFQNAYPHTLSGGQKQRTALARALMRRPKILLLDEPLSALDAKLRIKLQDYLSQIHKKYNMSIILVSHDKHEIYRLANHIYEIDNGKIIQSGTPKELFLSSNLDQNINLLATILEINSQSITCEYANQIYKIPATNINKFKIGDTITLSTQISNLKVDI is encoded by the coding sequence ATGATCCATTTTCACTGCCAAAAGTCCTTTGATGGATTTAAGCTTGATCTTGAATTTAAGATAAATAATGGCGAATTTGTCGCATTATATGGCAAAAGTGGTAGTGGTAAAAGCACGATATTAAGGCTACTTGCTGGATTTGATAAGCCTGATAGCGGAGTTATTAGCAGTGATGGAGTGATATATTACAACAAAGATATATTTTTGCCCCCACAAAAGCGAAATATCGGATATCTTTTTCAAGATTATGCTCTATTTCCTAATATGAGTGTGATACAAAATCTACTATTTGCCAAAAATGATATTAAATTTGCTACTGAATTACTAGAATTAGCCGAGCTTTTAGAGTTTCAAAACGCCTATCCGCACACACTCTCTGGCGGTCAAAAGCAACGCACAGCCCTAGCAAGGGCTTTGATGAGGCGACCTAAAATCTTGCTTTTAGATGAGCCTTTATCTGCTTTAGATGCGAAATTACGCATTAAACTCCAAGACTACTTAAGCCAAATTCACAAAAAATATAATATGAGTATAATCTTAGTTAGCCACGATAAACACGAAATTTATAGACTCGCTAACCATATTTATGAGATTGACAATGGCAAAATCATCCAAAGTGGCACCCCAAAAGAGCTATTTTTAAGCTCAAATTTGGATCAAAATATCAATCTATTAGCTACAATTTTAGAGATAAATAGCCAAAGCATAACCTGCGAATACGCAAATCAAATTTACAAAATTCCAGCTACAAATATCAATAAATTTAAAATCGGAGATACCATCACTCTAAGCACACAAATATCAAATTTAAAGGTGGATATATGA